In Oncorhynchus kisutch isolate 150728-3 unplaced genomic scaffold, Okis_V2 scaffold3072, whole genome shotgun sequence, the sequence GAGCAGTGGTGGGGAAAAAAAGATTTGCAAAAGATATTTCAGGAAAAATTGATTTCACATCATACATtttacaatatttttttaaagcaccATTTTGTTGATTATTACATGAGTTACGTTTGGGTTTGACAAGTCAGGGAACTTCTAGAAAGAAACCTGTCTGTGCAGTTCTTATCTAACTCGCACCATCCCAGGGTGGAATCTTGCTGAGTTTATTTTGAGGGAATAAAAGAGAACTAGCTTGGGTATCAGTCTTGACACAACACAAGCCACCTCAATTGACTCCGTTTAAAATGACACTTACTAAAGCTTATAGGTGGAACACATTGACACCCAAGCTAGAAAGGGAACTGACCCATATATAGACGTACGACCTTAGTGGACATGTCCATACCTGTCCATTGGAAAAACAACAAGCAGTAGAAAACAAAAGAATAGTGTTTTATTATATTATTTCCCCCTCTCAGTTGAGCCCTCCGTTCATCTGTCCATGACGCCCCACGGTGACAGACACCCCTCCATGTTGACGTGCAGCGCCTACAAGTTCTACCCCAAACAGATCAGGGTGACCTGGTTGAGGAATGGACAGGAAGTGCCCTCAAACATGACTTCCTCTGAGGAGCTAGCCAATGGCGACTGGCACTATCAGATCCACTCCTACCTGGAGTACACTCCCACGCCTGGAGAGAAGATCTCCTGCATGGTGGAGCACACCAGCTTCACTGAACCAAAGATCCTCCACTGGGGTAAGGAAGTAAGGGGACAAGGAAGTCAGGGAACAAACTGAGTGTTACTGGAAATGGTTTAGGGAAGGGAATAAGGAAGCAAGGAAGGAAATATTGAAATAAGGGAGCAAAGAGCTCTGATAAGTTAGGTAATTAATGATGTGTGTTGTTTTTCAAACAACTGTAACTATAACGACATTCATGTCACTACGTTTCATCCCAGACATGTCTCTGCCAGAGTCTGAGAGGAGTAAGATAGCCATCGGGGCGTCTGGGCTGGTGCTGGGGGTGGTCTTTGCAGTAGCTGGTCTCCTCTACTACAACAGGAGGAAGAccactggtggtgatggtgagtataagatgttttattgtcaAATACACCGGATACAcggtaatgtgttgttttacagggtcagccatagtagtacagcgcccctggagcaaattagggttaagtaccttgctcatgGGCACATCTTGTCGGCTTTCAGTTAGGGATACTGTGAGATacgctaaccgctaggctacctgccgatctCTATAGACAGATAGTATGGTTTATTGTTCAGTCTGTTGCTCTCTGCTTCTACAGTATCTATCCCCCATGATTGTGCTGCTGTCACTTTAAGACCTAATGTTAATAAACTGCTTCTTAGTCAATCAATGCTAACAACCAAAATGCACAAATGTAAAAACTCAAATTGTGGTGTATTTTGTTCAACAGGGATGGAACTGGTGCCAACAAGTCACCCatcccagtgatctctcagtgactgcatatcccagtgatctctcagtgactgcatatcccagtgatctctcagtgaCTGCATATCCCAGTGACTGCATATCCCAGtgactacatatcccagtgactgcatatcccagtgatctctcagtgactacatatcccagtgatctctcagtgactacatatcccagtgatctctcagtgactacatatcccagtgatctctcagtgactacatatcccagtgatctctgtgactacatatcccagtgatctctgtgactacatatcccagtgatctctgtgactacatatcccagtgatctctgtgactacatatcccagtgatctctgtgactacatatcccagtgatctctgtgactacatatcccagtgatctctgtgactacatatcccagtgatctctgtgactacatatcccagtgatctctgtgactacatatcccagtgatctctgtgactacatatcccagtgatctctgtgactacatatcccagtgatctctctgtgactacatatcccagtgatctctctgtgactacatatcccagtgactgcatatcccagtgatctctcagtgactacatatcccagtgatctctcagtgactacatatcccagtgatctctgtgactacatatcccagtgatctctgtgactacatatcccagtgatctctgtgactacatatcccagtgatctcAGTGACTGCATATCCCAGTGATCTCAGTGACTGCATATCCCAGTGATATCTCAGTGACTGCATATCCCAGTGATATCTCAGTGACTGCATATCCCAGTGATATCTCAGTGACTgcatatcccagtgatctctcagtgactgcatatcccagtgatctctgtgactacatatcccagtgatctctctgtgactacatatcccagtgatcCCTCAGtgactacatatcccagtgactacatatcccagtgatctctcagtgactacatatcccagtgatctctcagtgactacatatcccagtgatctctcagtgactacatatcccagtgatctctgtgactacatatcccagtgatctcAGTGACTGCATATCCCAGTGATCTCAGTGACTGCATATCCCAGTGATCTCAGTGACTGCATATCCCAGTGATATCCCAGTGACTGCATATCCCAGTGACTGCATATCCCAGTGACTACATAACCCAGTGACTGCATATCCCAGTGACTgcatatcccagtgatctctcagtgactgcatatcccagtgatctctcagtgaCTACATTTCCAAGTGATCTCTCAGTGACTACATTtcccagtgatctctcagtgactacatttcccagtgatctctcagtgactagatatcccagtgatctctcagtgactagatatcccagtgatctctcagcgactagatatcccagtgatctctcagtgactagatatcccagtgatctctcagtgactagatatcccagtgatctctcagtgactagatatcccagtgatctctcagtgactagatatcccagtgatctctcagtgactagatatcccagtgatctctcagtgactagatatcccagtgatctctcagtgactagatatcccagtgatctctcagtgactagatatcccagtgatctctgtgactagatatcccagtgatctctcagcgactagatatcccagtgatctctcagcaactagatatcccagtgatctctcagcgactagatatcccagtgatctctcagcgactagatatcccagtgatctctcagcgactagatatcccagtgatctctcagcgactagatatcccagtgatctctcagcgactagatatcccagtgatctctcagcgactagatatcccagtgatctctcagcgactagatatcccagtgatctctcagcGACTAGATATCCCTGTGATCTCTCAGCGACTagatatcccagtgatctctcagcgactagatatcccagtgatctctcagcgactagatatcccagtgatctctcagcgactagatatcccagtgatctctcagtgactagatatcccagtgatctctcagtgactagatatcccagtgatctctcagtgactagatatcccagtgatctctcagtgaCTACATTACAGTtctgcaaatggcaccctattccctatatggaccccggtcctggtcaaaagaagtgaaccatattagggaatagggttccattcagGATGCTCCTAATTCCTGTCTCTGACTGCAGGTTTGATGATGGTGTCTATCTTAGAAATGTGTAAGGAGTGCCTGCTGCTTTTCTAAAGACTACCAAGAGTTTATATTATTGTTACAGTAACACTTCAAAACAAGTTCCTACATATATGCTATAGGATGTGAGATATATTTTTAGGAAGTAGTTTCTCACAAATTGTCTTGAATTGTTTTGAATAAAACAAGAAGTTGGAACCACTTTTTATGTTGTTAAACGACCTTAATGTACAACTGTGTAAACTAGCCTTCTACCGTACCTGTAGACCTCCTGTCATCGCGctgacgctagttagcattggctcgcgaaaGTACCGCTAACTTCCTTCTGTCAGGTGTTAGTTGTGCAGAGGTGAgaacggagtcaggcgcaggacacagcaCTGAGTAAAAAAATACGAACTTTACTCGGGAAAAATACATCCACGCAGGGATCATTAACCCTAACACAAAAGACTAACAACAAATcaggaacaatcacgcacaaaacataatgggaaccagagggttaaatagggaaataataataactaaaTGGGaaccaggggcctgttgcacaaaagtagaattaagacatccgggataaatgactcagctgagctcaatgaagccaaaacatgtgcgtccaggcttaattggttgcacaaagaccaagccaggatgagcagacacggattcattaagccaggtgaaaccaatcctggataggtgcgcgctcacggctcactcaaatagaccccgccacagatcacagattaactgatttaccatggcaactagagccgcgtacttttccccgtcggaagcacaaatcctcatggaggcatacgaggaggtaaaagatataattaagaagaaaggcaacaccgccacagtgataaagcaaagagaaaaagcgtggcaaagtattgcagaccgcctgaatgcgtaagtagtgcacaattacacactcaccgctccgctgaaacatcacaattacaattcaaatatttaattcacatctccaaaaatgcagttgtactgtaattatgaaacggttaaattttttattgaaatgcactgcagatatgagtgaaattgtgtaaagtaactccatcacactgtataaagctatgatacattttttgatattgtccattgacgaacactctgcattgccagtgatgtgcattgattggtgtaatattcctcatcttatgatttcagatggtctgcaatgctgactgtgtgatcagcaatgttgtggcaaaatggcctggctcagtccatgactccagaatctttcgggcctctgaaatctatcagtgcctatcacaaggtaagccacacaacccctatttataaccatcatggctgtgtcaagaatatcactgtgtttatgaggtagtaatgatgagattttgtgttgacaggtgaattctctggtgtgttgctgccagccttttctcctgacacctttcacagacccccaggaagcacagcaggcctacaaccatgcccatgccaggaccagagttgaaatgacctttggcctcctgaaggcacgctttcactgccttcacaaattaagggtcagccctgttagggcatgtgatattactgtggcttgtgctgtcctccacaatgtggcctgcctgaggaaggagagggccccccagagtgccaccagccatggactgggacaatccggcaatcttccctgatgacgacagtggtcggctgctgagggaccaatatgtgttgaattattttagttagtatgtgtgctttcaattttggttaaatatgtcctgcggtggcagaggaatttgggttttttggggttcgttttttgacgaatttggcctcttatgatgtttgtgcggtatactgtgtgtaatacaaggctgcagggaggctactgcatccattcatttgtctgttcagttgatgtgtatggatttgtcctgcatttcttttagtgtgcagacatgcagggtgtgttatatacagacctttgaatgtgtatgtatcattttgtataatatgcttggattctgtgctttccatcttgtagagtcactgtgacttcagtttcgaaaggagctgatggtttacctgctttgttttgtccttattcaataaaggaacataatgttacacattgtgtttttatattcatatggaatgtgtatttgtttatatgacagagtactagggccacactgaagaaaaaggataaagtcataaatttatgaggctggttctttctgcagaaaagctacatattgttttgatacttatgacaatgtgatacttaatattctggcacatcagcatgtctttgtttatgaaaccatactgaggtacaatttcacgaaatgctccacatctgtcattttaacaactgtcctcctttaaaacaactggttacacttgtgtttttttcccctctgtggccctaatattctatcattttatatatagccttatagtctatgggaaactgtaaattatctaatgatagcaacatcatctaaaaatcattttttatccaaaatcattgaaatgaatgatcacaaacgtttaaataataacagtgggtctagttatatgtgataacgatgtgtagtgagcagtgaaataactattggtttccatttgtggtgactgctgactgacattagggatgagattaaatagatcctggaatttagcctggtctggagcaggctagctccacagaataaatctccatggtaatttataccataacatatcctcctgccccctatccatcttt encodes:
- the LOC109876804 gene encoding rano class II histocompatibility antigen, A beta chain-like, with the protein product MDGSHPGGPQLLQSNYTDQQCHGDDPDGHFITILDLCYSRGEDPHDVEDIWRAISDLVKVMEYNSSLNRFTGYTPIGIHTAEQLNADPVVLASFQTPLHFFCKHYGAVAYEAGLNNNVEPSVHLSMTPHGDRHPSMLTCSAYKFYPKQIRVTWLRNGQEVPSNMTSSEELANGDWHYQIHSYLEYTPTPGEKISCMVEHTSFTEPKILHWDMSLPESERSKIAIGASGLVLGVVFAVAGLLYYNRRKTTGGDGEYKMFYCQIHRIHGLMMVSILEMCKECLLLF